In the candidate division WOR-3 bacterium genome, GAGCCCCGCCCGCCCGTGATCTGCAGCACCACGCTCGCGTCGTCGGCATCGCCGCTGCCCGTGTTGGCAACGGTGAGAACCAGGTTCGCGGTCTCTCCCGGTTCGAGGATGCCGTTGGGATTGGACTGGTTTGCGTCGTCTATCCGGCTGCGGCGGTACGTCACGTACGGTTCCGGCACGCCGGCCTTGACGACTACGTCCCTGGTCCCGGCCAGCTGGTTGTGACCGGTGGCGGTCAGCTTCAGTGTGCCGACCGTGACCGGGTGGATTGCCAGCGAGACCTGGCCCGAGCCATCGGTCTGTCCGGTGGCGAATACCTCGCCGCCTTTCCAGGCGCACACGCGCGCGCCCGCGAATCCCGGCGTCACTGTGACCGAGAGATTCTGCCCGCCGGTTGATATCGTGTCGGCAGCCGAGACCGCAAGCTGGCCCGGCGCTTCAGTCCAGATGTCGATGGCCGGGTCGCCGAGCAGGTTGAACTCGGTCATACACCAGCGCCAGAGGGAGTTGTTCTGGGCCGGGCCCGCGTACTCCTCGCGCGACCGGCTGTGGGCCGTGCCGATGACGTACTCCTGCGAATGGAAAAGGTGGTCGTAGAACCGGATGCAGAGCTTTTCCGACGGGCCCATCGAAGGCGGCGTGCCCCAGCCGTAGCGCGAGTTCATCATCACGGCGATGCAGCCCGCCGAGTCACAGTTGAGCGCGATTTCGGCGAGGCAGTCCTCGGCTTCGAAGTTGCCCGGCGTGCAGGCCAGAGAAGTCATGATGCTGTAGCGCCGGCGATTGCGCTGCTGCGAGGCGCTGCTGCTCAGGTAGATGGGCGTGCCATTCTCGTCATAGACACCGCCCTCGTTGCCGTGGCCGGCCGGGTCGAACAAAGCGAAACCGTTATCGAACGAATCCCGCACGACGCCGGCGCCGGGCGGGTTCTCCAGCTTGACGTCGGTCCAGCCGGACGGGGTGAGGTTGGCGATGGAGTCGTTCACGAACTTGCCGTGGTAGCCGATGTTGTACCAGAGCCAGCCGGAAGGCAGCAAGTTCCGCTTGATGTAGTCGGTGGCCGGGTTCCCCTCATAAGTCTTCACCTTGGCGATGAAGTTCCGGACCTGGGAGGCGCGGTCGACCGGGGCCCGGCCGGTTATGACATCGGCATAGAAGTCGACCGAGTCGGACATCTCGCCGAACAGGTCATTGTCGTTTGAGTCCCACGAATAGTCGAGGTCGCCGAAGTAGAGGTCGGTCGGGATGTCGCCGGTTTCATCACCGACGCTGACGCGGATGCGGCGCGACGGCACTTGCGCGTTGTCTCCGGCCAGCAGCACGTACGACAGACCGCGGTGCTCGAAGAAGTTACGGATGCAATTGCGGGTCTTTTCTTGCAGGTCCCGGCCTTCGTAGTTGCGGCCGATCCACTCCTTGGTGCGGATCTCTGCCCGCAGGCCGCGGCTGCTCCGGTAGTCGGCAAACGGCACGAACTCGGGAGCGAGGGCGTCGTTCGTGATGATGAGGTAGTTGATCTCCGGCAGACCGGCCTTGGCCGCCAGCGGCGAGAACCGCTCCAGGTCTTCGGGGTTCTGCACCAGCGAGCGCAACCCGGCAAGGGCCCGGTCGTGCTGCGACGGCGTCAGGGTCGTTCTGTCCGCACCTTCCACATAGTCCACCTTCACCATTAGCTGCGTGTGCAGCGAGAGCAATCCCGACCGGGGCCGCAACGAGAACGGCGACACCCGGACCGCGACCACCCGGAACCCGGCGGCGGAGCCGGAGTGATACCCAAGCAGGATGCCGGCCGGGAAGGGTGTGTTGGAAGCATAGACTTGCGCGTCCGGAGGAACCCAGGCCGCGGCCTGCTTCGAAAGGGGATAGGGAGGCTGGGCCGGCACGACGTTGTAGACGCCCAGTTCGGTCACGGCCAGCGGCGTGACGGAAACGCCGGTCACCTGCGCGTTCGCGGGAA is a window encoding:
- a CDS encoding T9SS type A sorting domain-containing protein translates to MKRALILFAFVPALLLAETVIHTLNTSPGAVRFSSLNGFDVVELPQGALSPDPGKPSLPEVAVTLAIPANAQVTGVSVTPLAVTELGVYNVVPAQPPYPLSKQAAAWVPPDAQVYASNTPFPAGILLGYHSGSAAGFRVVAVRVSPFSLRPRSGLLSLHTQLMVKVDYVEGADRTTLTPSQHDRALAGLRSLVQNPEDLERFSPLAAKAGLPEINYLIITNDALAPEFVPFADYRSSRGLRAEIRTKEWIGRNYEGRDLQEKTRNCIRNFFEHRGLSYVLLAGDNAQVPSRRIRVSVGDETGDIPTDLYFGDLDYSWDSNDNDLFGEMSDSVDFYADVITGRAPVDRASQVRNFIAKVKTYEGNPATDYIKRNLLPSGWLWYNIGYHGKFVNDSIANLTPSGWTDVKLENPPGAGVVRDSFDNGFALFDPAGHGNEGGVYDENGTPIYLSSSASQQRNRRRYSIMTSLACTPGNFEAEDCLAEIALNCDSAGCIAVMMNSRYGWGTPPSMGPSEKLCIRFYDHLFHSQEYVIGTAHSRSREEYAGPAQNNSLWRWCMTEFNLLGDPAIDIWTEAPGQLAVSAADTISTGGQNLSVTVTPGFAGARVCAWKGGEVFATGQTDGSGQVSLAIHPVTVGTLKLTATGHNQLAGTRDVVVKAGVPEPYVTYRRSRIDDANQSNPNGILEPGETANLVLTVANTGSGDADDASVVLQITGGRGSVLDSTADYGNIAAGDSATTPSLSIAAAPDAEPGSGLRFLARVAGGGSNWDFEFEVVLGYPGRTCADIDTGQVALTITARGTAGYDREGGCRGRGFRFPQNDTSSLRAASFCLVGCPEYVADRFYNLDSGYDSDWRLVDSVRSRAPMWNADEYMTSAFNDAGHSNAHNVTVQQHALGVDDPGNNDWVIMVYDVHNGGGEAVTAHAGILADFDVVATDRLHDVAFTDAGQATAFMRNVLSRNRWCGVKLLTHEAAARLACIDHGRYVDSDSGLSNDMKYRIMTGSLGTQGSDRPYNWSIAVSTGPLGLPQGGDRRVALAFVAAGDSATYLDACQRAQDWYDANVGVAEPDPKPQASSYRLEAYPNPATNAVNIRFSTPLSGPSSLRVYDAQGRLVHSTFEQRPSPFRLDLRSMPAGVYYLRMTSGDQTLSRRVAIVR